In Alphaproteobacteria bacterium, one DNA window encodes the following:
- a CDS encoding zinc-finger domain-containing protein: MKETNAAPRPSLQTHFVWSTTIACEGDPKSSGAGHPRVYLNLSNKGEIDCPYCGRHYVLSTESQAKLSLQGHQS, from the coding sequence ATGAAAGAAACCAACGCCGCGCCGCGCCCGTCTTTGCAGACTCACTTCGTATGGTCCACGACCATAGCCTGCGAAGGCGACCCCAAGAGTTCAGGTGCCGGGCATCCGCGCGTCTATTTGAACCTGTCGAATAAGGGCGAGATCGACTGCCCCTATTGCGGGCGGCACTATGTTTTATCGACCGAATCGCAGGCAAAGCTTTCCCTTCAGGGTCATCAGTCATGA
- the polA gene encoding DNA polymerase I, with translation MNDMPTLWLLDASGFIYRAFHALPPLTRPDGTQVGAVFGFCSMLLKLATEQNGPRSLLVVYDAGRRSFRHDLYPEYKANRTETPPELVTQFPLLRDAVSSLGLPAVEAEGWEADDLIASYACAAAARGQHVIIVSSDKDLMQLVGPHVGMFDPMKMRNIREEEVREKFGVSPGQVVDVQALAGDSSDNVPGVPGIGVKTAAELINLYGDLDSLLARAPEIKQPKRRELLQTHAQAARLSRQLVTLSADAPRPLALESLTITRPDMASWVPFLEAQGFHSLVRRLSGATAAKPAPASPRQASLDMGDTPAPALSQTRTEYELVQTIARLEHWVALAQDAGYVAVDTETTSLTPSTTRLVGISLAVAPGQACYIPVSHAVDEAQLPLADIVQTLRPLLADPAVLKIAHNVKFDAQVLAQHGLTITPHDDTLLLSFVLDAGKHGHGLDELVQLHLHHKMLSFDEVTGTGKAKITFDRVPLDQACAYAAEDADYALRLWQTLRPRLLAESMETVYERLERPLAPIIAAMETAGILVDRQVLRDLGRDFTARMAVLEQDIHKLAGHPFNIGSPRQLGEVLFGEMGLPGGQKGKSGAYTTDADVLEAMAAQGVDIAARMLDWRALAKLTSTYTQSLEEQIDAKTGRVHTSFAMTGAMTGRLSSSDPNLQNIPIRSTDGLAIRRAFIAAPGNVLLSADYSQIELRLAAEMADVKALVEAFQTGQDIHRLTASQVFGIPLEAVTGTQRRNAKAINFGIIYGISAFGLARQLGCSHEQARQFLRAYFERYPELQAWMESCKAFARQHGYSRTLFGRKCHMRDINDRLPARRAYAERQAINAPVQGSNADIIKRAMIRLPQALTQAQLSASLLLQVHDELVFEVPETEVEATAQIVRQIMEGAASLRVPLIVETKWGLNWAQAHG, from the coding sequence ATGAACGACATGCCTACTTTATGGCTGTTGGACGCCTCGGGGTTCATCTATCGCGCGTTCCATGCCTTGCCGCCTTTGACCCGTCCCGATGGCACGCAAGTGGGCGCGGTGTTTGGTTTTTGCTCGATGCTGCTGAAACTGGCGACCGAGCAGAACGGTCCGCGCAGCCTGCTGGTCGTTTATGACGCCGGACGGCGCAGCTTTCGCCACGATCTCTATCCCGAATACAAAGCCAATCGCACCGAAACCCCGCCCGAACTGGTCACACAATTTCCCCTGTTGCGCGATGCGGTATCCTCGCTTGGCTTGCCCGCCGTGGAAGCCGAAGGCTGGGAGGCCGATGACCTTATCGCCAGTTATGCCTGCGCCGCCGCCGCGCGCGGACAACATGTCATCATCGTTTCCTCCGATAAAGATCTGATGCAGCTTGTCGGCCCGCATGTGGGCATGTTCGATCCCATGAAGATGCGCAACATACGCGAAGAGGAAGTCCGCGAAAAATTCGGCGTATCGCCCGGTCAAGTTGTGGATGTACAGGCCCTGGCCGGCGACTCCTCCGATAACGTGCCCGGCGTGCCCGGCATCGGCGTCAAGACCGCCGCCGAGCTCATAAATCTGTATGGCGATTTGGATTCTCTTTTGGCTCGCGCGCCCGAGATCAAACAGCCCAAACGGCGCGAGTTGCTGCAAACCCACGCGCAAGCGGCACGGCTTTCACGCCAGTTGGTTACCTTAAGCGCCGATGCGCCGCGCCCTTTGGCGCTGGAGTCTTTGACTATCACGCGCCCCGATATGGCGTCCTGGGTTCCTTTTCTGGAGGCCCAGGGCTTTCACAGCCTGGTCCGGCGTCTGTCGGGTGCGACGGCGGCCAAACCGGCACCGGCTTCTCCGCGTCAGGCCAGTCTGGATATGGGGGATACTCCTGCCCCTGCTTTAAGCCAGACGCGCACTGAATATGAGCTGGTGCAAACAATCGCGCGTTTGGAACATTGGGTAGCTCTGGCCCAAGATGCGGGATATGTGGCCGTGGATACCGAGACGACTTCCCTCACGCCCAGCACCACGCGACTGGTTGGCATCTCCTTGGCCGTCGCGCCGGGGCAGGCTTGCTATATCCCCGTCAGTCACGCGGTGGACGAGGCGCAATTGCCTCTGGCCGATATCGTGCAAACATTACGGCCCCTGCTGGCCGATCCGGCCGTTCTTAAAATCGCCCATAACGTCAAATTCGACGCCCAGGTCTTGGCCCAACACGGCCTGACCATCACGCCGCATGACGACACATTGCTGCTATCCTTTGTGCTGGATGCGGGAAAGCACGGGCATGGGTTGGACGAGCTGGTCCAACTGCATCTGCATCACAAGATGCTCTCGTTTGACGAGGTCACCGGAACCGGGAAGGCGAAGATCACCTTTGACCGTGTCCCCCTGGATCAGGCCTGCGCCTATGCCGCCGAAGACGCCGATTACGCGCTACGCCTATGGCAAACATTGCGCCCCCGCCTTTTGGCCGAGAGCATGGAGACCGTCTATGAGCGGCTTGAGCGTCCCCTGGCACCGATCATCGCCGCGATGGAGACGGCGGGCATCTTGGTGGATCGGCAGGTACTGCGCGATCTAGGCCGCGACTTTACCGCCCGTATGGCGGTGTTGGAGCAAGACATTCATAAACTGGCGGGACACCCTTTCAATATCGGTTCGCCCCGCCAATTGGGCGAGGTGTTGTTTGGGGAAATGGGCTTGCCCGGCGGACAGAAAGGCAAATCGGGGGCCTATACCACCGACGCCGATGTGCTGGAGGCCATGGCCGCCCAAGGCGTCGATATCGCCGCCCGCATGTTGGATTGGCGCGCGTTGGCCAAGCTGACCTCGACCTATACGCAAAGCCTGGAAGAGCAGATAGACGCCAAGACGGGCCGCGTCCATACGTCATTCGCCATGACCGGTGCCATGACGGGCCGTCTGTCGTCGAGCGATCCGAATTTGCAGAACATTCCCATCCGCAGCACGGATGGCCTGGCCATTCGTCGCGCCTTTATCGCCGCCCCGGGAAACGTCCTGCTTTCGGCGGATTACTCGCAAATCGAATTGCGCTTGGCTGCCGAGATGGCCGATGTGAAGGCGCTGGTCGAAGCCTTTCAGACAGGCCAAGACATTCATCGCCTGACAGCCAGCCAGGTCTTTGGCATACCCCTTGAAGCCGTGACCGGCACGCAGCGGCGCAACGCCAAAGCCATCAATTTCGGCATCATTTATGGCATCAGCGCCTTTGGCTTGGCGCGGCAACTGGGATGCAGCCACGAACAGGCTCGCCAGTTTCTACGCGCCTATTTCGAACGCTATCCCGAATTGCAGGCATGGATGGAGTCGTGCAAGGCCTTCGCCCGTCAGCACGGCTATTCGCGCACATTGTTCGGGCGTAAATGCCATATGCGCGATATCAACGACCGCCTGCCCGCCCGCCGCGCCTATGCCGAACGCCAAGCCATCAACGCCCCTGTCCAAGGCAGCAACGCCGATATCATCAAACGCGCCATGATCCGCCTGCCCCAGGCTCTGACACAGGCGCAACTGTCCGCAAGTCTTCTGCTGCAGGTGCATGACGAACTGGTCTTTGAAGTCCCCGAGACCGAGGTCGAGGCTACCGCACAAATCGTCCGTCAGATCATGGAGGGTGCTGCGAGCTTGCGTGTGCCGCTGATTGTCGAAACCAAATGGGGACTCAATTGGGCTCAGGCCCATGGGTGA
- the mdoH gene encoding glucans biosynthesis glucosyltransferase MdoH codes for MSASDPGLAIPPASAVAPEGGPLVVLRRAVVFSLAALSTLICTVLWARLLAQNGLSGFDIAQVILFALNFVWVSLFFWTALAGFLRCWRGGMTPGLVYPSEPLCPGQLPQDIGAARAAVLLPIYNEQPARVFANLAAMYQSLEKAGWLAPFDFFILSDTTDPGVWIEEEQGWSDLVRRLNAQGRIFYRKRRRNEARKSGNIADFCRRWGKSYEYMIVLDADSLIGGETMVKFVRMMQANPGAGIIQGLPAMLGGVSLYSRLQQFAARLYGQMLAAGLNFWQLGDGNYWGHNAILRTHAFMKHCNLPILSGKPPFGGHILSHDFVEAALMRRAGWRIWLVADLGGSYEESPPTLIDSVLRDRRWLQGNLQHLRLIPATGLHPLSRFHMIMGIMAYLASPLCLAFILTGLASMAWATLSPPAYFPPYPTLFPQWPVFDGDLARRLLVGGVFMLTAPKLLGLILALQAGSRRTGWGDAWKLTAGAVLEHLYTILLAPILMLFHSGFFFDILAGRDSGWGKQRRGGAETIWAEAVQRHAGHTIFGVVLMIITATLAFELLPWISIVALGLMLSIPLSVLSSRAELGERARRAGLFVTPEETTPPPEFAAARALERSFDTHANALDRPVRLARGVDALLDDPQLRALHIALLPTQPSPDDPPDLPALAGARAKLELSARGYAPPPLTAPEAMALLWDAETLHRYAAVPVENT; via the coding sequence ATGAGCGCATCGGATCCTGGTTTGGCGATTCCGCCTGCCTCGGCTGTGGCCCCGGAGGGTGGTCCTCTTGTCGTCTTGCGGCGCGCGGTGGTCTTTTCGCTGGCCGCTTTATCCACCTTGATCTGCACGGTGCTATGGGCACGTTTGCTGGCTCAAAACGGCCTGTCCGGATTTGATATCGCCCAGGTCATTCTGTTCGCCTTGAACTTCGTGTGGGTGTCTTTGTTCTTTTGGACGGCGCTGGCGGGTTTCTTGCGCTGCTGGCGCGGCGGAATGACTCCGGGACTGGTCTATCCGTCCGAGCCGCTGTGTCCGGGGCAATTACCTCAGGATATCGGTGCCGCGCGCGCGGCGGTGCTTTTGCCGATCTATAACGAGCAACCGGCGCGCGTCTTCGCCAATCTGGCCGCGATGTATCAGTCGCTGGAAAAGGCCGGATGGTTGGCACCGTTCGATTTCTTCATCCTCAGCGATACGACCGATCCGGGCGTGTGGATTGAAGAAGAACAGGGCTGGTCCGATCTGGTGCGCCGTTTGAATGCGCAAGGGCGCATCTTTTATCGCAAGCGTCGCCGCAACGAGGCGCGCAAAAGCGGCAACATCGCCGATTTCTGCCGACGCTGGGGCAAGAGCTATGAGTATATGATCGTCTTAGACGCCGACAGCCTAATTGGCGGCGAGACGATGGTAAAATTCGTGCGCATGATGCAGGCCAATCCCGGAGCAGGGATTATCCAAGGACTTCCCGCGATGTTGGGCGGAGTCAGCCTGTATTCCCGGCTTCAACAATTCGCGGCGCGGCTTTATGGCCAGATGCTGGCGGCGGGTCTGAATTTCTGGCAATTGGGCGATGGCAATTACTGGGGCCATAACGCCATTTTGCGAACCCATGCCTTTATGAAGCATTGCAATCTGCCCATCTTGTCGGGCAAGCCGCCTTTTGGCGGACATATCCTCAGCCATGACTTTGTCGAGGCCGCGTTGATGCGCCGCGCCGGATGGCGAATCTGGCTGGTCGCGGATCTGGGCGGCAGTTACGAGGAATCGCCCCCGACCCTGATCGACTCGGTCTTGCGCGATCGGCGTTGGCTGCAAGGGAATTTGCAGCATCTGCGCTTGATTCCGGCCACCGGACTGCATCCGCTCAGTCGCTTCCATATGATCATGGGCATCATGGCCTATCTGGCTTCGCCCTTGTGTCTGGCCTTTATTCTGACGGGTCTGGCTTCGATGGCGTGGGCGACATTGTCGCCGCCCGCCTATTTCCCGCCTTATCCCACATTGTTTCCGCAATGGCCGGTCTTTGACGGCGACCTGGCGCGGCGTTTGCTGGTGGGCGGCGTGTTCATGCTGACTGCGCCCAAGCTGCTGGGTTTGATCTTAGCCTTGCAGGCGGGGTCGCGGCGCACCGGTTGGGGGGATGCTTGGAAGCTCACGGCGGGTGCGGTGCTGGAGCATCTTTATACCATCCTGCTGGCACCGATCTTGATGCTGTTTCACAGCGGGTTCTTTTTCGACATTCTGGCCGGACGCGACTCCGGCTGGGGCAAGCAACGGCGCGGCGGGGCCGAGACGATATGGGCCGAGGCCGTGCAGCGTCATGCAGGGCATACCATCTTTGGTGTGGTGCTGATGATCATCACGGCTACTCTGGCCTTCGAATTGCTGCCTTGGATATCCATCGTGGCGTTAGGCCTGATGCTATCCATCCCGCTTTCCGTGTTGTCATCCCGCGCGGAATTGGGCGAGAGGGCGCGCCGCGCCGGTTTATTCGTAACGCCCGAAGAGACGACCCCGCCGCCCGAATTCGCCGCCGCCCGCGCTCTGGAACGTAGTTTCGATACGCATGCCAATGCGCTGGATAGGCCCGTGCGCCTGGCGCGCGGCGTGGATGCGCTGTTGGACGATCCACAACTCCGCGCTTTGCATATCGCTTTGCTGCCCACGCAGCCCAGCCCCGACGATCCGCCCGATTTGCCTGCTTTGGCGGGCGCGCGCGCCAAGCTTGAACTATCCGCCCGTGGCTATGCCCCCCCGCCTTTAACCGCGCCCGAGGCCATGGCCTTGCTGTGGGACGCCGAAACTTTGCATCGCTATGCGGCTGTTCCGGTCGAGAATACATAA
- a CDS encoding glucan biosynthesis protein, with protein MAMQKRIRIGVGALVAWMGLASLAMAQTPPPVSAPAPKTPAIKAAPPAEGDQARPRKGAAAAATVASVPRRKTEGGVPFSYDQLIDKAKLLARKPFAPPSEALPEWLANLDYDGYRDLRYRPEKSLWHEEDLPYQMQFFHRGGLYRQKIIVHEVVGGLARPVPYLSELFDYGRLSPPSAAPEDLGYAGLRVHGRFLRPDRLDEVLVFLGASYFRSLGRGQHYGKSARGLAIDTALAKGEEFPVFREFWVQRPEPGDRRFTVYALLDSASVAGAYRFEVTPGETTVMDVLARLYTRKPIERLGIAPLTSMYQFGENQRVGVDDFRPEVHDSDGLELATGAGEWLWRPLNNPPELRVSSFQDENPRGFGLMQRDRDFNNYQDLEAHYDKRPSLWVEPQGAWGKGSVQLVEIPTDSEIHDNIVAYWVPEKPISAKAEYNLAYRLYWGNDVPAPPNLARVEATRIGKGDSPRNMRFILDFAGGALDNLSAGETPSLSVWSSGGQVSPVVVQRNPGLSPQGGWRAFFFFTPPGREVTELRATLQMGNQPISETWSYQWSR; from the coding sequence ATGGCGATGCAAAAACGCATAAGGATCGGTGTGGGTGCGCTGGTGGCATGGATGGGGCTGGCTTCGCTGGCCATGGCCCAGACGCCGCCTCCCGTCTCTGCCCCCGCGCCTAAGACTCCGGCGATCAAAGCCGCCCCTCCAGCGGAAGGCGATCAAGCCCGCCCGCGCAAGGGTGCCGCCGCCGCCGCGACGGTCGCCTCCGTCCCCCGGCGCAAGACCGAAGGCGGCGTGCCGTTTTCCTACGATCAACTGATCGATAAAGCCAAGCTTTTGGCGCGCAAGCCCTTTGCCCCTCCGTCCGAGGCCCTGCCGGAATGGCTGGCCAATTTGGATTATGACGGCTACCGCGACTTGCGCTATCGCCCAGAAAAATCCTTATGGCATGAGGAAGACTTGCCCTATCAGATGCAGTTCTTCCATCGCGGCGGCCTGTATCGTCAAAAAATCATAGTCCATGAGGTGGTGGGCGGCTTGGCGCGTCCGGTGCCTTATTTGTCCGAATTGTTCGACTACGGCAGACTCAGTCCGCCCTCCGCCGCGCCTGAGGATCTGGGCTATGCCGGTTTGCGGGTGCATGGGCGTTTCCTGCGTCCTGATCGTTTGGACGAGGTGCTGGTATTCCTGGGCGCCAGTTATTTCCGCTCTTTGGGACGCGGACAGCATTACGGCAAATCGGCGCGGGGGCTGGCCATCGATACCGCCTTGGCCAAGGGCGAGGAATTCCCCGTTTTTCGTGAATTCTGGGTGCAACGGCCCGAGCCGGGGGATCGCCGCTTTACCGTTTACGCTCTTCTGGACAGCGCCAGCGTGGCTGGGGCGTATCGTTTTGAGGTCACGCCGGGCGAGACCACGGTGATGGATGTGCTGGCGCGACTATACACACGCAAGCCGATCGAACGTCTGGGCATTGCGCCTTTGACCAGCATGTATCAATTCGGCGAGAACCAGCGCGTGGGCGTTGATGATTTCAGGCCCGAAGTCCATGACTCGGATGGGCTGGAGCTGGCGACCGGCGCGGGTGAATGGCTGTGGCGACCTCTGAATAATCCGCCCGAGCTGCGCGTCAGTTCGTTCCAAGATGAGAATCCGCGCGGCTTTGGCCTGATGCAGCGCGATCGCGATTTTAACAACTATCAGGACCTGGAGGCCCATTACGATAAGCGGCCCAGTTTGTGGGTCGAGCCGCAAGGCGCATGGGGCAAGGGATCTGTGCAGTTGGTGGAGATACCGACCGATAGCGAGATTCATGACAACATCGTCGCCTATTGGGTCCCGGAAAAGCCCATCTCGGCAAAGGCGGAGTATAACCTGGCCTATCGCTTGTATTGGGGAAACGATGTGCCCGCGCCGCCCAATTTGGCACGGGTCGAGGCCACGCGCATCGGAAAGGGCGATTCGCCCCGCAATATGCGCTTTATTCTTGATTTCGCCGGTGGGGCCTTGGATAACCTGAGTGCAGGGGAGACGCCTAGCCTCTCGGTCTGGTCAAGCGGAGGGCAAGTCTCGCCCGTGGTAGTCCAACGCAATCCGGGTTTGTCGCCGCAGGGCGGATGGCGCGCGTTCTTTTTCTTCACGCCGCCCGGGCGCGAAGTGACGGAATTGCGTGCGACGTTACAAATGGGCAATCAGCCCATCAGTGAGACATGGAGTTATCAATGGAGCCGATAA
- a CDS encoding enoyl-CoA hydratase: MSYETLNVETLGEGMARVCRITLNRPAALNALSDQLMTELGQAVDAAEADDTVGAIILTGSEKAFAAGADIKEMAGLSFQEAYSGNFITRNWERVSRCRKPVIAAISGFALGGGCELAMMTDIILAADTAKFSQPEINLGIIPGCGGTQRLTRAVGKAKAMDMILTGRMIDATEAAAIGLVSRVIPAADLQAEALKVAQKIAAFSRPSVMMAKEAVNRAFETTLAEGVTFERRLFHATFATADQKEGMAAFSEKRPAKFTNK; encoded by the coding sequence ATGAGCTATGAAACCTTGAATGTGGAAACACTGGGCGAGGGCATGGCACGGGTGTGCCGCATCACCTTGAACCGCCCGGCGGCCTTGAACGCCCTGTCCGACCAATTGATGACGGAATTGGGCCAGGCGGTGGACGCCGCCGAAGCCGACGACACCGTTGGCGCGATTATCCTGACAGGCAGCGAAAAGGCCTTTGCCGCCGGCGCGGATATCAAGGAAATGGCTGGCTTGTCGTTTCAAGAGGCCTATTCAGGCAATTTCATCACCCGCAATTGGGAGCGCGTGTCGCGTTGCCGCAAGCCAGTGATCGCCGCCATATCGGGCTTTGCCTTGGGCGGCGGGTGCGAATTGGCGATGATGACGGATATCATCCTGGCCGCCGACACCGCCAAATTCAGTCAGCCGGAAATCAATCTGGGCATCATCCCCGGCTGCGGCGGCACCCAGCGCCTCACGCGCGCCGTGGGCAAAGCCAAGGCGATGGACATGATCCTAACCGGCCGCATGATCGACGCCACCGAGGCCGCCGCCATCGGCCTGGTCAGCCGCGTGATCCCCGCCGCCGACTTACAAGCCGAGGCGCTCAAGGTCGCCCAAAAGATCGCTGCCTTCTCGCGCCCCAGCGTGATGATGGCCAAAGAGGCCGTGAACCGCGCCTTTGAAACCACCTTGGCCGAAGGCGTCACCTTTGAGCGCCGCTTGTTCCACGCCACCTTCGCCACCGCCGACCAGAAAGAAGGCATGGCCGCCTTTTCTGAAAAGCGTCCGGCAAAGTTCACGAATAAGTAA
- the serS gene encoding serine--tRNA ligase, which yields MIDINILRDDPARVRGLCEKRGLPVNVDELLACDAQWRALQTQIQHVRHAQKKASAAGDIEQAIILKRQADALQQQFQDVDQQRRHALDGLPNLLAPDTPGGVSDAQNVEIQRWGTPRNVDFVPQTHDALGIALGILDIKRATRICGRGFYYWIGDGARLMAAVYRLAEDFLMERGFTPMRTPLLTQDISFYGTGYLPFSQDDLFRLKEHDLALIGTSEQTMVAYHHDEVLEERVLPLCYTAYSPCFRSEAGGAGRMTRGAFRMHQFHKQEQIVFCAPEDSERWHGICQQNAQDFVELLDIPYRTVRVCAGDMGAPGYKKYDIEAWFPGFDAYRETHSNTNLLDFQTRRLNIQAVIGKRRVFPHTISATLATDRLILALMENNQDKQGHIRIPQALRAYMGGHMEISQRGVP from the coding sequence ATGATTGACATCAACATTCTGCGTGACGATCCGGCCCGTGTGCGTGGCCTGTGCGAAAAACGTGGCTTGCCTGTAAATGTGGACGAGCTGCTTGCTTGCGATGCTCAGTGGCGCGCTTTGCAAACACAAATCCAGCACGTGCGCCACGCCCAGAAAAAAGCAAGCGCTGCAGGCGATATAGAACAGGCCATCATCTTGAAACGGCAAGCAGATGCACTGCAACAGCAGTTTCAAGACGTCGATCAACAGCGCCGTCACGCTTTGGACGGGTTGCCCAATCTGTTGGCGCCGGATACGCCAGGTGGCGTGAGCGATGCGCAAAATGTCGAGATTCAACGCTGGGGAACACCTCGGAATGTCGATTTTGTGCCCCAGACCCATGATGCGTTGGGGATAGCGCTGGGTATCCTAGACATCAAACGCGCCACAAGGATATGCGGTAGAGGGTTTTACTATTGGATCGGTGACGGCGCGCGCTTGATGGCGGCTGTCTATCGGTTGGCCGAAGATTTCCTGATGGAACGCGGCTTCACGCCGATGCGAACGCCGTTGCTGACGCAGGATATCTCTTTCTATGGAACGGGCTATCTTCCTTTTTCCCAGGATGATCTATTTCGTCTGAAGGAGCACGATCTGGCGCTGATCGGCACATCCGAACAAACCATGGTGGCCTATCATCACGACGAGGTGCTGGAAGAAAGGGTTCTGCCTTTATGTTACACGGCCTACAGCCCGTGTTTCCGGTCCGAAGCAGGCGGCGCGGGGCGCATGACGCGCGGCGCTTTTCGGATGCATCAATTCCATAAGCAAGAGCAGATCGTCTTTTGCGCTCCCGAGGATTCCGAGCGTTGGCATGGCATATGCCAGCAAAACGCCCAGGATTTTGTCGAGCTGTTGGATATTCCCTATCGCACGGTGCGGGTATGTGCGGGTGATATGGGCGCGCCTGGCTATAAGAAATATGACATCGAGGCTTGGTTCCCAGGCTTTGACGCCTACCGGGAGACCCATTCCAACACAAATCTGCTGGATTTCCAGACGCGCCGCCTGAATATCCAAGCCGTGATAGGCAAGCGGCGGGTATTCCCCCACACCATCTCTGCCACCCTGGCCACCGACCGCTTAATCCTGGCTTTGATGGAAAATAACCAGGATAAACAAGGTCATATCCGGATTCCTCAGGCCTTGCGCGCATATATGGGGGGACACATGGAAATAAGCCAACGGGGTGTCCCCTAG
- the ffh gene encoding signal recognition particle protein, which translates to MFDTLSQRLGSLFERLTRQGVIGEAEIDAALREVRIALLEADVALPVAKDLIAKARERALGTDVLRGVAPGQQVIKIFHDVLVETLGEAAQPLRLAGEPPIVILMAGLQGSGKTTTTAKLAVRLSQREGKKAMVASLDVTRPAAQEQLAILAQQGGVPSLPIVPGEGALDIARRALVWARQEGADVLFLDTAGRMETDDGLMAEIAAVAQLSNPAEILLVADAMMGQASVGVAQRFQAAVALTGIVLTRMDGDARGGAALSMRAVTGCPVKFLGLGEKLDAIEPFHPDRLASRILGMGDVVSLVEKAAENIDQEKAEKLARKLSQNKGDFDLDDLADQLKQMKRMGGLSGLLGFLPGMGGMMDQLRDAKLDEGVLRRQEAILSSMTPRERRYPDLLKNSRKLRIARGSGASVEDINRLLRQFEQMRRMMKKLHKLGPTGLSLPPMAGMPGGMAPGRRFR; encoded by the coding sequence ATGTTTGACACTCTATCGCAACGCTTAGGATCGCTGTTCGAGCGGCTGACACGTCAAGGCGTGATCGGCGAGGCCGAGATCGACGCCGCGCTGCGCGAGGTGCGTATTGCCTTGCTAGAGGCCGATGTGGCCTTGCCGGTGGCCAAAGATTTGATCGCCAAGGCGCGTGAGAGGGCTTTGGGCACGGATGTGCTGCGCGGCGTGGCCCCGGGCCAGCAGGTTATTAAGATTTTCCATGATGTGCTGGTCGAAACCTTGGGCGAGGCCGCCCAGCCTTTGCGCCTGGCGGGCGAGCCGCCCATCGTGATCCTGATGGCCGGGTTGCAAGGTTCGGGCAAGACGACCACAACGGCCAAATTGGCCGTGCGCCTCTCTCAACGTGAGGGCAAAAAGGCCATGGTGGCCTCGCTGGACGTCACCCGACCGGCGGCGCAAGAGCAATTGGCCATTCTGGCGCAGCAAGGCGGTGTGCCCAGCCTGCCCATCGTGCCAGGCGAGGGGGCCTTGGATATCGCCCGCCGCGCCCTGGTTTGGGCACGTCAAGAAGGCGCGGATGTCCTGTTCCTGGACACGGCAGGGCGCATGGAGACGGATGACGGCCTGATGGCTGAAATCGCTGCCGTGGCGCAATTATCGAATCCGGCCGAGATTCTGTTGGTGGCCGATGCCATGATGGGCCAAGCCTCGGTGGGCGTGGCCCAGCGCTTCCAAGCAGCTGTCGCATTGACCGGCATTGTGTTGACGCGCATGGACGGCGACGCGCGGGGCGGCGCGGCCTTGTCGATGCGCGCGGTGACCGGTTGTCCGGTCAAGTTTCTGGGTTTGGGCGAGAAACTGGACGCGATTGAGCCGTTCCATCCGGATCGCCTTGCATCGCGCATTCTGGGCATGGGCGATGTGGTCAGCCTGGTCGAAAAGGCGGCCGAGAACATCGATCAGGAAAAAGCCGAAAAACTGGCGCGTAAACTGAGCCAGAACAAAGGCGACTTTGATCTGGACGATCTGGCCGACCAGTTAAAGCAGATGAAGCGCATGGGCGGTTTGTCCGGCCTTTTGGGCTTTCTGCCCGGTATGGGCGGCATGATGGATCAGTTGCGCGACGCCAAGCTGGACGAAGGCGTGTTGCGTCGCCAAGAGGCAATCCTTTCCAGTATGACCCCGCGCGAACGCCGCTATCCCGATCTGCTGAAGAATTCGCGCAAATTGCGCATCGCGCGCGGTTCGGGCGCTTCGGTCGAGGATATCAATCGTCTGCTGCGCCAGTTCGAACAGATGCGCCGCATGATGAAAAAACTTCACAAGCTGGGGCCTACGGGCCTGAGCTTACCACCGATGGCCGGGATGCCAGGGGGCATGGCACCCGGACGTCGTTTTCGTTAA
- the rpsP gene encoding 30S ribosomal protein S16, with protein MSLKIRMTRTGAKKRPFYHIVVANSRSPRDGSFIEKIGFYNPMVPHDHPQRLRIDADRAKHWLAIGAQPTERALLCLHHAGLAEKPALRVTPKKSAPRAKTQERMRVEAEAAAKAAAEASAA; from the coding sequence ATGTCACTGAAAATCCGCATGACCCGCACCGGCGCGAAGAAGCGCCCCTTCTATCACATCGTTGTGGCCAACAGCCGCAGCCCGCGTGATGGCAGCTTCATTGAGAAGATCGGCTTTTATAACCCGATGGTCCCTCACGACCACCCGCAGCGTCTGCGCATCGATGCGGATCGCGCCAAGCATTGGCTGGCCATCGGTGCCCAGCCCACAGAGCGCGCCTTGCTGTGTCTGCACCATGCCGGCTTGGCCGAAAAGCCCGCCTTGCGCGTCACGCCCAAGAAATCCGCCCCCCGCGCCAAGACGCAAGAGCGTATGCGCGTTGAGGCCGAGGCTGCCGCTAAGGCCGCTGCCGAAGCCTCGGCAGCCTAA